A single Xylanimonas cellulosilytica DSM 15894 DNA region contains:
- a CDS encoding ribonuclease J, which produces MSHPHPELTLPPALPAGGLRIVALGGLGEVGRNMAVLEYDGRLLIIDCGVLFPEDNQPGVDLILPDFDYIRDRLDDVEAVVLTHGHEDHIGAVPYLLRLRRDIPLLGSQLTLAFVEAKLKEHRISPVTLAVKEGQTEKLGPFDLEFVAVNHSIPDALAVAVTTPAGTVLHTGDFKMDQLPLDGRVTDLRAFARLGEKGVDLFMVDSTNAEVPGFVTPEVEIGPVLDSVFAQAEKRIIVASFASHVHRVQQVLNAAHSHGRRVALVGRSMVRNMAIAADLGYLRVPEGVLIDLKKTGDLPDDQIVYMSTGSQGEPMAALSRMSNGDHQVRISHGDTVILASSLIPGNENSVFRVINGLTRLGARVVHSGNAKVHVSGHASAGELLYCYNILRPKNVMPVHGEVRHLVANGALAVKTGVPPERVVLAEDGVVIDLVDGKAAVVGAVPCGYVYVDGSSVGEITEAELKDRRILGEEGFVSVFAVVDSATGKVLAGPQILARGMAEDAAVFDEIRPELVRALEDAITGGATDTYQLQQVMRRIVGQWVSRRLRRRPMIVPIVVEA; this is translated from the coding sequence GTGAGCCACCCGCACCCCGAGCTGACCCTGCCCCCCGCCCTCCCGGCGGGCGGCCTGCGCATCGTCGCCCTCGGCGGCCTCGGCGAGGTCGGCCGCAACATGGCCGTGCTGGAGTACGACGGACGCCTGCTCATCATCGACTGCGGCGTCCTCTTCCCCGAGGACAACCAGCCGGGCGTCGACCTGATCCTGCCGGACTTCGACTACATCCGGGACCGGCTCGACGACGTCGAAGCCGTCGTCCTGACCCACGGCCACGAGGACCACATCGGCGCCGTGCCCTACCTGCTGCGCCTGCGCCGCGACATCCCGCTGCTGGGCTCCCAGCTCACCCTCGCGTTCGTCGAGGCCAAGCTCAAGGAGCACCGCATCTCGCCCGTGACCCTCGCGGTCAAGGAGGGGCAGACGGAGAAGCTCGGACCGTTCGACCTCGAGTTCGTCGCCGTCAACCACTCCATCCCCGACGCGCTCGCCGTCGCCGTGACGACACCCGCCGGCACCGTGCTGCACACCGGCGACTTCAAGATGGACCAGCTCCCCCTCGACGGGCGGGTCACCGACCTGCGCGCCTTCGCCCGGCTCGGGGAGAAGGGCGTCGACCTGTTCATGGTCGACTCGACGAACGCCGAGGTGCCCGGGTTCGTCACCCCCGAGGTCGAGATCGGCCCCGTGCTCGACAGCGTGTTCGCCCAGGCCGAGAAGCGCATCATCGTCGCCTCGTTCGCCTCCCACGTGCACCGCGTCCAGCAGGTGCTCAACGCGGCCCACTCGCACGGCCGCCGCGTCGCGCTGGTCGGGCGCTCGATGGTGCGCAACATGGCCATCGCCGCCGACCTCGGGTACCTCCGCGTGCCCGAAGGGGTGCTCATCGACCTGAAGAAGACGGGCGACCTGCCCGACGACCAGATCGTCTACATGAGCACCGGCAGCCAGGGCGAGCCGATGGCCGCGCTGAGCCGCATGTCCAACGGCGACCACCAGGTCCGGATCAGCCACGGCGACACCGTGATCCTCGCGTCCTCGCTCATCCCCGGCAACGAGAACTCGGTGTTCCGCGTCATCAACGGCCTCACCCGCCTCGGCGCCCGCGTGGTCCACTCGGGCAACGCGAAGGTGCACGTCTCCGGGCACGCCAGCGCCGGCGAGCTCCTGTACTGCTACAACATCCTGCGGCCCAAGAACGTCATGCCCGTGCACGGCGAGGTGCGCCACCTCGTCGCCAACGGGGCGCTCGCGGTGAAGACCGGCGTGCCACCGGAGCGGGTCGTGCTGGCCGAGGACGGGGTCGTCATCGACCTCGTCGACGGCAAGGCGGCGGTCGTGGGCGCAGTGCCGTGCGGCTACGTGTACGTGGACGGCTCGTCCGTGGGCGAGATCACCGAGGCCGAGCTCAAGGACCGCCGCATCCTCGGCGAGGAGGGCTTCGTGTCCGTCTTCGCCGTCGTCGACTCCGCGACGGGCAAGGTGCTCGCAGGCCCGCAGATCCTGGCCCGCGGCATGGCCGAGGACGCCGCGGTGTTCGACGAGATCCGGCCCGAGCTCGTGCGCGCCCTCGAGGACGCGATCACCGGCGGCGCCACCGACACCTACCAGCTCCAGCAGGTCATGCGCCGCATCGTCGGGCAGTGGGTCAGCCGGCGGCTGCGCCGCCGCCCGATGATCGTGCCGATCGTCGTCGAAGCCTGA